The stretch of DNA TTGATttatataagaaaaataatgtGATGAACTTCAAGCAAACTTAATTTTATGAATCGGCTCTTTTTATATacaaagtaaaaaataatttgataaagCATAACATAGACTTGCAGTCACTCTATGAATCACATCGTTATGAGACTCGAAATCAAAATAATTTAAGAACTATTATTCCTAGAACCAACTATATTCGATTTGGTTGTATATATCCCGCAATTATGAACTTTAATAATCTGCCAATGCGCTTAAAAAATGTTTCTTCGATTTACACATTCAAaagtactttgaaaaaatttGTCCTGGAAAACAATTGAATAGATTAATAAGTCGAATGGAAACATCTTTAAACATTACAAACGCTTAAACTCTCTTTTGCACACTTGAACATTGAGGAAGAACCTCCTTATCAGTCTTATGACTGTCTGAGGTTCATTTATATTAAATTCGTTGCatttaaatgtatttggtagggGAAGATAAAATGAATTGTATAGTATATTTAAGATACATTGTTCAAATAAAACTCAAACTCAAGTGTTTAAAGTTGTTCAaagttcgtttatttttcaccACGTCATGTAATAACTTTGTATACATTTGTAATATCAATATTTTTCGACAGACGGCGAATTATCTGAATAGGTTAAAGCCGActgaaataaatcaaataatcAATTAATCAATCACTGTAATTcggcaaatatcgcagtaagttctaatgtttgcatgcAAATTTTTATCCTGGTGTGTTcgctaaacatctgtgaacgtttcatattgatacgtttttGTTAGCCGATTGTTCaaaatttggagtaaattagaggagcatttaatcgcaaatggtatcagtacaaaatcctacgagactctcagaatgaacgattcgtaactttcttctttatgagtttgtgggtgaagagtgcgtttatgtgtggaaatgcgtatgaatatgtgagtatcatcactttttacaatatttgtacccacaaacattgatttttcacaaagttacagcatatcaaaaatcatttaaaatttccgacttcgcactctgttcctctatttttttttttgttgagtgtatataaatcaatcaatcaattaaatAAGATTCTCAACAATGGTGGGACAGCGGACAAGGATTTCTTTCCATTTACAATGCCTCTGAGTAGACAATTTGTACATTATTCCACTTTATTCCATCATCCTATTTGTCACCCTATTTGTCTAGCAAATGTACAAATAAATATGAGTTCTATAACTTAAGCTATGTACAGAGACGAGAGGGGGCCATGAAATGCTGGGAATTTGGCAGTAATGTGAGTTCTTCTGAGAATCTCTGTTTGGCGATCTCGAAAGTTTGGCCTCGAATAAAAGGGATGAAACATTACGAACTACAGTTACCAGAccctcctttttttttttttgaataatgtgTTGTTTtgctagtatttttttttcattattgtgTCCCACAAAGAAGATTGAAACGTGCAATCCTTGAACTACTTACGGCACATTCACGGGTAGAAACCGACTCGGGTCACCCGCCTGCGGTCGGAAACTAATGACCACTCGGTTTGGTTCTTCGCCCACCTCGAGGAAGGAGTTCCAATCGGCCAGGAAGTAGAACCCATTCCGTCGCGGCTGTGGCAATGGCTCCTGAGCGACCGGATCGGCGCCACCACCGAATGATTCCTCCAGTGCCGATATCCGGGCAGTCGATTccgtcgttgttgttgttgttgttgaggaACTCTCTGTGGGTGTTACTTCCGTTGCGCTTGAAGATGATTGGTTTGCTAGGGATTCCACCTCGGATGTTGTCGTGCTGCTCGATTCGTTTGTCGTCTTAGAAGTTATTTCCGTTAACGGCGATGAGGAATTGTTTAGCTCAAGCCCGAGAGAGATTCTAATTGGGGAATCCGGTGTTTTTTCCTCGCTGGGCTCCTGCCGCTTCTTGATGTAATTTGTTCTAGTTAGCTCGAAATTTTCCAGCGGATTGGGACCCTGCGCATACAACGATTCGCTTAGGTTGAAGTTGCGAAGATTGAGCGAATCCAGTGAATCATCAGTGAGGTTTTCGTTCAATCGCTCCAACTCTCGAATCGTTTCCCATAGCTGCTCCAGCTTTCGATAATCTTCGTTGTTCACCTTGTTAGTTTTTGCCATGCTAGACTCCGTATCCACTTCATTACTATTCTCATCAACCACAAAGTTTCTCCCGATGCGCTCGTTTTGGGTGGTTTGAATTCCCAGCGTATTGAGAACGGAAGCCATCTGAGGCATCACCAAATCCCTGTTGATCACTGGCATCGCACCCATTGGGGTGCTCTTCGGGGTCGCGACAGTTGAACCAGCGAGCTTCAAAGATTTCTTGTTCCTTCCCTCGCCGTCCAGAAGTCCGAAGGACTTTAACAGCTGATCCAACTCTTCGTTCAACTTTGAGGAAGCTCCGTCAGTTGGTGGCAGTGGTTTGAACGCAATGAAGTCAGCTGGATTGACGGCCGGTCTAACTGTTTCCGCTTTTGGAGGGTCTGCTTTCTCCACCTGTGAATGATCATTCGCCAATGGCTGAGGTACTTCCACCGGAGCAATCGGAGACACGCCGTTCTTCTCGTCGTTACCATTAAGAAGCCCAAACGAAAGCAACAACTTTTGAAATTCTTCATCAGTCTTTGGGCCGGTTGGAGTTGCCGGAGTGGTTGTTGGATCGGAGGTAGCGGTGGTGATGGCGGCAGTACTGGCCATTTCAATCGGCGTTGTCACTCCTGCAGGAAGTCGCTTGAAGCTGGGTGGAACTCCGTTCAAAATGCCAATTGACGCTAAAATCTCGCTAATTTCTTCCGTTTTGCTAGCGTTCGGTTCGCCTACGGTTTCGTCTTCCTCGATCGGCTCCTCTCCAGGGGTCGTGGTCTCAATAGGTTTGATTCTAACCTCGCTGTTTATCGGTTTCAGCACCGTTGGTGAGACCTCGGAATCTTCGTAAAATTTTCTCGGTGGGCTGGGGTGAAACGTAGTCGGTTTCGGGGTGCTGAATCGGATCGTTGTAATCGGAACCTTGGTGGTGCTCCGCATACGAAAAACGGGCTTCGTGGTGGTTGGAACATCTCTAGGTGGTGTTGGTTTATGGAAACCTTCCGCTTTTGGTCGGCTCGATGGCTCATCGTTGTTTACCAGCCTAGTAACGGGTGGCATCGCGTAGATATTCTGCAAGTTCTCCGGGCTCATGTTGCTCGTGTGATATGGGAGAACCAACATAAGTGCCCGCATATGCTGCGCAcgggtttggtcgccctgacgAATCGATTTTTCCAACTCCTCCCGAGTCACATTTTCGAATAGTTCCTCAATTTCACCCCTAGAAGACAATAATGgcaataaatgaaaatatattttctaatTCTAATCAACTGAACACTTACCTGGTCAACCTCGGCAGCGTGGGATCACGAGCAAGCAGCCGCTGAACCTCGGCAATGGTCTGCTGAACATCGACCATTGCTTTCTGGGCTTGGTTTATATCCAAATCGTTGATGTCTCGAGGTGTGAATGTCCTGTGGATGTTGTACGCCAGGAAGTTATCTCTGCGTGGAAATCGCTGCCGTGCCCCTTGTGGGAAACCCCTGACAGTGTCTGGGTGACCACCCACTGTGAGAAGCACCACCAGTAGCAACAAACTCGATAATCGTTGTTCCATTGCACTTTTCGATGTCAGCGTCTGCAAGAGACGAgaggaaacaaagaaaaaacataCATTTAGGCGTTTTGTTCCAAAATCATACCGCTTTTCATGATGAATTAGTTATCTGCAGATTTACTTTCGTAACAATGCAGTGAAAGTATTTTCGATCGCGCGAGATATGGAGTACAAGAAGAGCGAAACGAAACACTGACCGTCCTTGACTCGGAATGCAAGTGAAAGGGGGAGGAAGGGTGTGCGAATACTACCCCACTCGGCTCGTTTATTGGTTTTGTTTTCATCGTCGTCTGCCTTCCAGCACCATTTCTACCGATCATGACGGAACTGAACCTTTTTTTCCTGTGCTTCGTGCGGTTACATAATCGATTCGATCTGCACCGGCTTCAACTTCATTGGTTTGGGCGTTTTTATATGTATAGTTGTGTGTGGGTGAAGAGGAACAAAATAAACCTGACAATTGCGGACTCAAGCAGTGGTAATAGGTTGTGGCGTTTGCAAGCATACGGATGTAATGTCTTCCAATTGTCTGCATAAAATTGTGTGGTTGTGGTACAATGGCAGGTGTTGACGATACCGTTCGCTCACGATCTTCATAAAAGACaggaaattaacaaaaaaacatATGATCGTTCGATGGTCATGGAAtaaaacaataacaacaatacaAAATTAGTGACAACTTTGAGACCTCAGGTGAAATCCGTTGAAAGCTTCAGACGAAAGCAGGGCAGGGTCTTTCACGAATcctcattttttcaaagaaatgaaTGAAACATCGGGTATGCGAAAATTTGAagagtggtgtccaagacactatTGTATTATTATCGTAGGACTACAGAATTATTGCCGTCAAAAACGAACATTAGGGTAACAAGCCCGCCTTAAGAAATTAAGgctcaaacatgtatttttactatATTATTCATTGTTTTTTCACATCAAAAACGTAGCCACGTCTGTTTTCTTTGTGATTATGTGTACTAAAAAGATTACGAataggaaataaaataaaataaaaatgatgaaaattctACAAGATTATATTGTATGCATTTCTAAAACAGACGGGGTAAGATGCTCTATATGGTGTCCAGAACGCACCACAACAACGGGTCGAGATGTCAAACGACTTCGAAGCATATCTTTTGGTTAAATCTTGATTCGCTGTATATACCCAGCTTCGGATAAGTTTCTCGCCTGCTAGGAACGTCAGATGCTCTCGTATTTTTGAaccttttttgttgttgaaccAGAGACTCCGAggaattttcatttcaatattttatgttTATAAATGTATTATAATGTGCCGCTGTTCACAAAAACATCTCTACGTGCCGCTGTACATAAAAGTGCTGGCAGACTTTCGGTCTTTAAAGTATGAGTTTTTATTCTGATTCTAAGGTTTAggtcaggggttttcaaatggtgctccgcgggaaatttgtgctccgtaAAGTTATAGCAagtgctcccacttgaaaacccaccttgaaTCAAGCGCAATCGAAATCCGTGATGACAactgtacggtgtcgacatctggatacaacATCAGTTTTTACGAGACAAactactctctatcagattggccAGTCGGAAGGCAGTTTTCAgttgctaaaatttgaatgaaaatttatattttgctttattTATATAATTGATGCACGTTGTCCTCATCCTAACTTAACAtatttcctatatttttttctatatttccacTAAAAGTTTTCAAtagaatataaaattgtcttcaaacaaAATATTCATATGAGATTTTGTCATCACctgcaaaaaaagtgttttctatccacatagtaaactaatttgatacggataagttaattttcattcataactttgaTGTtcaaagtgggtccattacgccTGAAATTAATTATTATCTTTGCGCTCCCCGAACTCGTACGAAGCTTAATACCACCAAAACGAATAGAGCTGTTCCCAGCTGGGTAACGTCAAAcaggatttgtttttgtttttgcaaattccagttgaaaaaaaatccgcgGTGATTGAAATCACAATGGACCACTGGctaaaaatagaaacgcttTTTAGACCTGGATCATCCAGAAATACAACAAGCAGGTATGAATAAATAAGACTACAAAATAACTGTTTGCTGAAAATGCTTTCATGAATTAGTAGTGACCGGACAAATGTTGATGCGCAACAATTGAATGAAGAGCCTCCATCGGCGGAAGTTGATCTGGATCTACAGCAGATCCAAAAGACTGAGCTGGACTTCAGGCCAGTAGATGATGATTCCAATGTGAGAAAAGTCGCAAAGCGGAAATATAAGGAATCATATATTGAAATGGGATTTACTGAGACCAGCGATAATAAGCCACAGTGTGTCATCTGTGGTAAGGTGTTTGCCAACAGCACAATGTTTCCGGCAAAAATGCGTCGACATTTCGAAAATGTGCATCCAGAGTATGAAGGCACACCGAGTTCGTTATTAAAGTGTAAATGTGAGGAGTTATTGGTTCAAGAAAACATGACGAATTtgtcaaaaataaataatgaaaagGCTGTTCTTGCATCATACATAGTCAGTTATCGTGTTGCACAAGCGGGAGAAGCGCATACTATTGCTGAAAACTTGATCAAGCCATGTATGCAGGATATCGTCGGTCTAATGATTGATGATAAAACAGTTGGATTGATAAATTCAATTTCCATGTCAGACAATACGGTCTCTCGGCGTATTAGAGACATGGCCGAAGATGTTGAGAGCACTTTGGTGTCTCGATTGAAAATATCGAATTTCGCGATGCAGCTTGATGAATCCACAGATGTAGCTGGCCTTGCTATTTTAATGGTGTTTGTACGATATCAATTTTCTGGATATTTTGAAGAAGATTTACTTTTTTGCAAACCACTGCCGACAGCTACAACGGGAGCTGAAATTTTTAAGCTGATTGACGATTATTTTACGAAGAATGATATTCCATGGGAACATTGTGTTGATGTATGTACAGACGGTGCAAAGGCTATGGTTGGAAAGACTGCTGGTGTCGTTGCCAGAATTCAAGAAAAGGCGGAAAGCTGTGGTAGCAGTCACTGCATCCTTCATCGATATGCGCTTGCTATGAAGAAAATATCACCATCTTTGAAGGAAGTTTTGGAGGAAAGCATCAAGATAATCAACTTTATCAAGGCACGACCCAAGAATTCGAGATTATTTAAAACGTTGTGCGATGAAATGGGGAGCCAGTATTCCACGCTTCTTCTACATACCGAAGTGCGTTGGTTATCTCGTGGGAAAACGTTGTCCCGGTTGTTCGAATTAAGATCAGAAGTTAGAACCTTCCTGAGCGGCCATGATTTTGCATTGggtgaaaagttgaaaaatgacCAGTGGCTTATAATGTTAGCTTATTTAGCTGACATCTTCCagaaaatgaatgaattgagTGTTTCAATGCAAGGCAGGGCGATTTCAGTATTTGatgtgaattgaaaaattttggcattcaaaagaaaaatcaaattctgGGCAGAATCTCTGGAAAAACGAAACCTGGACAGCTTtccaaatttgaataaaattcaatcCGAAATATCCTCGAATATATCATccgaaaatttcattcaattttacgAGCACTTGCTGGTAGGTATTATGATAATTACAATGGTTTTCTTAAATAACCTTGAACATGTAATTGGCAGGATTTGTTGGACAGCTTTCAACAGTATTTTCCAGACCAATATCATAGCAAGATCGAAGAAATGGCTTGGGTGGAACAGCCTTTTTCGATATCGGAGAAGCCAAAATCTTTAACATCACAGGAATATGAGTGTTTGATAGATTTGACATCGgatttcaatatgaaaaaaaaatttaaatccaagaAATCGTTGGAAGAGTTTTGGTGTCAcctaaaaaatgaatttcaaattttgtccGACAAAGCGAAACTAATTCTTTTACCATTTTCAACGACATATATGTGTGAGTCAGGATTTTCGACTTATTTAGCCACAAAAACTAAATATCGATCCCGATTGAATGCAGAGCCAGATGTCCGGTTACAATTGTCAAAAATTCAACCAAAAATGACACAGCTTGCAAAGAGAAAGAACGGGGATAACTGAAATAAATAACTGCATATTTTACTCATTGAATAAAAACACAAGAATAAAAAAGTAGATttacttttattttcaattgttatgatCACATGCCCTAACTTCTTTTTTCATAACAATTACGCATGACAGAAgtgtaaatatatttttcttctcttcgcGTTGGCACAGACCTACTGTTCTATGATTGCATATTTTTATTCGAATTGACGACATTGAGTTTTGTtcggggagcgtcaaagatagtaATTGATATTCAGGCGAAATGAACATATTtatgaaattgaaattatgaatgaaaattatcttctcctaatcaaattagtattctattcaaaCTAACACTCCTTTCCttacaggtggtgaaaaaatcatacgaaaattgtgtctgaaaacatttttatattatgattaaaagtttcagtaaaagTATCGGAAATGTAAAGACAAATGGATAAATAAGAGTCAGGAATACGTGcttcaaataatgaaataacatggtgtaaaaattttcattcaaattttaacattttaaaactggatTCGTAcgttctaatctgatagatatTACCCTTTCGAGTTTGGGAAACAAACTATGTTCCCAAATTGAAAGttgtcaccagacgtcgacactgtaccactgtcaccGCGAATTGGATATAAAAATGTAGGTGCTCcgtcaaatatttttgctataaaaagtgctccaccataaaaaaaatctgaaaacccctggttTAGGTTATTGAATGGATTTTAGTAGTGCAAAACATTGTAatgaaacattgtaacattgtaGTCTTATAATGCTTCAAAAGTCTTATGGCAGAAGCGGCCAAAGTTGCATTAAGTCATGCAGTTTTTCATACATAGCTATATTTTAAAGCAAGATGAGGTTCAGTGTGCTAGCATATATTCAGTAGTatattcgtgtagtttatggacccgatggacccaggaactgggtatagaccataaaaccgtttggaaccatttacagaagattggattccaaaaaaaaaaaaaaactggacgtatgggtgccacacgagttgacgccaaaaatattttttagaccgaatcaacgactgcgatgcactgctgaaacggaacgaactcggcccatttttttttgaagaagatggtgaatggtgatgaaaagtggatcacgtacgacaatctAAAGCGAAAATAGTCATGAtcaaagcgcggtgagccggcccaaaccatcgccaagcccggattgacggccaggaaggttttgctgtgtgtttggtgggattggaagggaatcatccactatgagctgctcaactatggccagaccctcagctcggttctctactgtgagcagcttgaccgtttgaagcaggcgattgaccagaagcggccagaagtgatcaataggaatggtgttgttttccaccaggacaacgctcggcctcacatgtctttgatgacccgccagaagctccgggagctcggatgggatgtcctattgcccccaccgtatagtccagacctggctccaagtgattatcatctcttccggtccatgcaaaacgctcttggtgatactaagttggcctcaaaagagtcTTGCGAAAACttgctgtctgagttttttgtaaataaggagggggtgggggggggttttataaaatttgccaaaaatttggattttgttttcgtaattattgattatacaaGTAGGACTAGATTatccaaaatattgatttttttcactccggataatcgaatcatacaaaaatttaaaaaaaaatctctcggTAGACGTAAAGTAACCGTTATTTGCACTGATTTATTTGTAGACTGCAGTGTCGTAGCCACAAATCGCCTAGCGCTCTCTGGGGGAGGggtaatgttttgaaaatctaaaaaaaatattcatcgtCTTGATACATCTCATGGACCAAAATATTAGTCAAATAGTCAAGTCTAACTACAAGTACAAGCTTATGTGTGAGCTTCTTGGATGCCAAAAACAGTTCAATGACATTGTTAAGCGAATCAACATAagggatgctatgttttgggtaTCCGAAGCTTGGGACGAGGTACCGGCTGATTCCATTGTCAAGTCATGGAAAATGCTGATAGCCCGTTGTCAGTTGTAAGAGAATGcatattttctattttgaaGAAATTGATTGACCAGGACAATACCGTGCACGATGAGGATGTGGAGTTTGAGGCCCTGATCGACGacggtataaagggtgtgtcacatcaaattgcatcacggaaaaaacgctgtagaaattcgcccagtagaccgatccttttgaaaattttagacagtaaaataaaaactattaaacaacttttggcattttctttttattcatacttcgagcccaagcccgtatgctcgcaccttcctctttaccccgtccataaggttctgtacaacgtcaggttatagttttttttgaacagaaatccattttctcttgaagtccgcctccgatttgacaacttttgggttcttccggagggcctgcttcataatcgcccaatatttctctattgggcgaagctccggcgcgttgggcgggttcatttcctttggcacgaagcgagatccggccagaagatggtcgtgccctcgtgctgcttcaatagtggtagtaagcgcttctgtaggcactccttaaggtaaac from Toxorhynchites rutilus septentrionalis strain SRP chromosome 3, ASM2978413v1, whole genome shotgun sequence encodes:
- the LOC129778292 gene encoding mucin-2 — its product is MEQRLSSLLLLVVLLTVGGHPDTVRGFPQGARQRFPRRDNFLAYNIHRTFTPRDINDLDINQAQKAMVDVQQTIAEVQRLLARDPTLPRLTRGEIEELFENVTREELEKSIRQGDQTRAQHMRALMLVLPYHTSNMSPENLQNIYAMPPVTRLVNNDEPSSRPKAEGFHKPTPPRDVPTTTKPVFRMRSTTKVPITTIRFSTPKPTTFHPSPPRKFYEDSEVSPTVLKPINSEVRIKPIETTTPGEEPIEEDETVGEPNASKTEEISEILASIGILNGVPPSFKRLPAGVTTPIEMASTAAITTATSDPTTTPATPTGPKTDEEFQKLLLSFGLLNGNDEKNGVSPIAPVEVPQPLANDHSQVEKADPPKAETVRPAVNPADFIAFKPLPPTDGASSKLNEELDQLLKSFGLLDGEGRNKKSLKLAGSTVATPKSTPMGAMPVINRDLVMPQMASVLNTLGIQTTQNERIGRNFVVDENSNEVDTESSMAKTNKVNNEDYRKLEQLWETIRELERLNENLTDDSLDSLNLRNFNLSESLYAQGPNPLENFELTRTNYIKKRQEPSEEKTPDSPIRISLGLELNNSSSPLTEITSKTTNESSSTTTSEVESLANQSSSSATEVTPTESSSTTTTTTTESTARISALEESFGGGADPVAQEPLPQPRRNGFYFLADWNSFLEVGEEPNRVVISFRPQAGDPSRFLPVNVP